In one window of Balaenoptera musculus isolate JJ_BM4_2016_0621 chromosome 10, mBalMus1.pri.v3, whole genome shotgun sequence DNA:
- the LOC118902700 gene encoding 17-beta-hydroxysteroid dehydrogenase type 6 isoform X1, giving the protein MSTVNNPLIPFSIVDPYLLPKGGPLTMWLYLAVLVGLYYLLRWYRERQVVSHLQDKFVFITGCDSGFGNLLARQLHLRGLRVLAACLTEQGAEQLRNQTSDRLETVTLDVTKTESIAAATEWVKERVGDRGLWGLVNNAGTFHPHGYTEWLKIEAYMNTLKVNLIGLIEVTLSMLPLVRRAQGRIVNVSSILGRIAFFGGVYSSTKYGVEAFSDILRRELQHFGVKISIVEPGYFRTGMTDMQKSSEAVKQVWKEVPVHIKESYGQKFFDTYHDLLKQGMLSCSTNLNLVTDCMEHALTSVHPRTRYSAGWDAQFFFIPLSYLPTSLADYILTRSWPKPAQAV; this is encoded by the exons ATGAGCACTGTAAACAACCCACTAATACCTTTCTCAATCGTGGACCCCTACCTCCTCCCCAAAG gaGGTCCCCTCACCATGTGGCTGTACCTGGCGGTCCTCGTGGGCCTGTACTACCTCCTGCGCTGGTACCGGGAGAGGCAGGTGGTGAGCCACCTCCAGGACAAGTTCGTCTTCATCACGGGCTGTGACTCAGGCTTCGGGAACCTGCTGGCCAGGCAGCTGCACCTGCGAGGCTTGAGGGTTCTGGCTGCGTGTCTGACGGAGCAGGGGGCCGAGCAGCTGAGGAACCAGACATCAGACAGGCTGGAGACAGTGACCCTGGATGTCACCAAGACTGAGAGCATCGCTGCGGCCACTGAGTGGGTGAAGGAGCGTGTGGGGGACAGAG ggCTCTGGGGTCTGGTCAACAATGCAGGCACTTTTCACCCACATGGCTACACTGAGTGGCTGAAGATTGAGGCCTATATGAATACCCTCAAAGTGAACCTCATTGGTTTGATAGAGGTGACCTTGAGCATGCTTCCCTTGGTAAGGAGAGCACAGGGGAGGATTGTCAATGTCTCCAGCATTCTGGGAAGAATTGCTTTCTTTGGAGGAGTCTACTCTTCCACCAAGTATGGAGTGGAAGCCTTTTCAGATATTCTGAG gcgTGAGCTTCAACATTTTGGGGTGAAAATCAGCATAGTTGAACCTGGCTACTTCAGAACAGGAATGACAGATATGCAGAAGTCCTCAGAGGCAGTGAAACAAGTCTGGAAAGAAGTCCCTGTGCATATTAAGGAGTCCTATGGACAGAAGTTTTTTGATACCT ATCACGATCTCCTGAAACAAGGGATGTTGAGTTGTAGCACAAACCTGAACCTGGTTACTGACTGTATGGAACATGCCCTGACATCTGTGCATCCCCGCACTCGATACTCAGCTGGCTGGGATGCTCAGTTTTTCTTCATCCCTCTATCTTATTTACCTACATCACTGGCAGACTACATATTGACTAGATCTTGGCCCAAACCAGCCCAGGCAGTCTAA
- the LOC118902700 gene encoding 17-beta-hydroxysteroid dehydrogenase type 6 isoform X2 gives MWLYLAVLVGLYYLLRWYRERQVVSHLQDKFVFITGCDSGFGNLLARQLHLRGLRVLAACLTEQGAEQLRNQTSDRLETVTLDVTKTESIAAATEWVKERVGDRGLWGLVNNAGTFHPHGYTEWLKIEAYMNTLKVNLIGLIEVTLSMLPLVRRAQGRIVNVSSILGRIAFFGGVYSSTKYGVEAFSDILRRELQHFGVKISIVEPGYFRTGMTDMQKSSEAVKQVWKEVPVHIKESYGQKFFDTYHDLLKQGMLSCSTNLNLVTDCMEHALTSVHPRTRYSAGWDAQFFFIPLSYLPTSLADYILTRSWPKPAQAV, from the exons ATGTGGCTGTACCTGGCGGTCCTCGTGGGCCTGTACTACCTCCTGCGCTGGTACCGGGAGAGGCAGGTGGTGAGCCACCTCCAGGACAAGTTCGTCTTCATCACGGGCTGTGACTCAGGCTTCGGGAACCTGCTGGCCAGGCAGCTGCACCTGCGAGGCTTGAGGGTTCTGGCTGCGTGTCTGACGGAGCAGGGGGCCGAGCAGCTGAGGAACCAGACATCAGACAGGCTGGAGACAGTGACCCTGGATGTCACCAAGACTGAGAGCATCGCTGCGGCCACTGAGTGGGTGAAGGAGCGTGTGGGGGACAGAG ggCTCTGGGGTCTGGTCAACAATGCAGGCACTTTTCACCCACATGGCTACACTGAGTGGCTGAAGATTGAGGCCTATATGAATACCCTCAAAGTGAACCTCATTGGTTTGATAGAGGTGACCTTGAGCATGCTTCCCTTGGTAAGGAGAGCACAGGGGAGGATTGTCAATGTCTCCAGCATTCTGGGAAGAATTGCTTTCTTTGGAGGAGTCTACTCTTCCACCAAGTATGGAGTGGAAGCCTTTTCAGATATTCTGAG gcgTGAGCTTCAACATTTTGGGGTGAAAATCAGCATAGTTGAACCTGGCTACTTCAGAACAGGAATGACAGATATGCAGAAGTCCTCAGAGGCAGTGAAACAAGTCTGGAAAGAAGTCCCTGTGCATATTAAGGAGTCCTATGGACAGAAGTTTTTTGATACCT ATCACGATCTCCTGAAACAAGGGATGTTGAGTTGTAGCACAAACCTGAACCTGGTTACTGACTGTATGGAACATGCCCTGACATCTGTGCATCCCCGCACTCGATACTCAGCTGGCTGGGATGCTCAGTTTTTCTTCATCCCTCTATCTTATTTACCTACATCACTGGCAGACTACATATTGACTAGATCTTGGCCCAAACCAGCCCAGGCAGTCTAA